One region of Desulforamulus hydrothermalis Lam5 = DSM 18033 genomic DNA includes:
- a CDS encoding aspartate kinase produces MLVVKKFGGSSVANPERIKRVAKRVVEEHQKGNQVVVTVSAMGDTTDDLIALMKQVTNNPSEREVDMLLSTGEQVSIALLSMAIRDLGSDVISLTGGQVGIYTDDVHTKAKILKIETGRVMQELNRGRVVVVAGFQGINPNNDITTLGRGGSDTTAVALAAALQADVCEIFTDVDGVYTADPRVVPDASKLPRISYDEMLELASLGAQVLHPRSVELAKQYGIPIHVRTSFDYSEGTIVEEAPNMENAPVVSGVAHDYNVAKIGLFDVPDRPGIAMKIFKALSAQNINVDMIIQSAMRNNMNDIGFTVTQDDLRKTLLTIEAIQEEVGFKGYTHDEDVAKVSIVGAGMISHPGVAADMFEALAEEGINLEMITTSEIKVSCVIKRSETQKAVRALHKKFKLDNLEEAIKYGK; encoded by the coding sequence ATGCTGGTTGTCAAAAAATTTGGCGGCAGTTCAGTGGCCAACCCCGAACGCATAAAAAGAGTCGCCAAACGGGTTGTGGAAGAACACCAAAAGGGAAATCAGGTGGTGGTGACGGTTTCCGCCATGGGGGATACCACAGATGATTTGATTGCTTTAATGAAACAGGTCACCAACAACCCTTCCGAGCGGGAAGTAGATATGTTGCTCTCTACCGGAGAGCAGGTTTCCATTGCCCTGTTATCCATGGCTATCCGAGATTTGGGTTCGGATGTTATTTCTCTTACGGGTGGGCAGGTAGGTATTTATACCGATGATGTGCACACCAAAGCAAAAATACTTAAGATTGAAACCGGTCGTGTAATGCAGGAGCTGAACCGGGGCCGGGTGGTGGTGGTGGCCGGCTTCCAGGGTATTAATCCGAACAATGATATTACAACGCTGGGTCGTGGTGGCTCAGATACCACCGCCGTAGCCCTGGCAGCCGCTTTGCAGGCAGATGTGTGTGAAATCTTTACCGATGTGGATGGGGTTTATACGGCGGATCCCAGAGTGGTGCCGGATGCCAGTAAACTTCCCCGTATTTCTTATGATGAAATGCTGGAGCTGGCCAGCCTGGGAGCCCAGGTATTGCACCCGCGTTCTGTGGAACTGGCCAAACAATACGGTATTCCCATTCATGTACGTACAAGTTTTGACTATAGCGAAGGAACTATTGTGGAGGAGGCCCCGAATATGGAAAATGCACCGGTGGTCAGCGGCGTGGCCCATGATTATAATGTCGCAAAAATTGGTTTGTTTGATGTGCCGGACAGACCCGGCATAGCCATGAAAATATTTAAGGCTTTGTCTGCCCAGAACATTAACGTGGATATGATTATTCAGAGCGCCATGCGCAACAACATGAATGATATAGGTTTTACTGTCACCCAGGACGATTTAAGAAAAACCTTGTTAACCATCGAAGCCATCCAAGAAGAAGTTGGCTTTAAAGGCTATACCCACGACGAAGATGTGGCAAAGGTTTCTATTGTGGGTGCCGGCATGATTTCCCACCCGGGCGTGGCTGCCGACATGTTTGAGGCATTGGCTGAAGAAGGCATTAACTTAGAAATGATTACCACTTCGGAAATTAAGGTTTCCTGTGTTATTAAAAGATCTGAAACCCAAAAGGCCGTCCGGGCCCTGCACAAAAAATTTAAGCTGGACAACCTGGAAGAAGCCATTAAGTACGGCAAATAA
- the proC gene encoding pyrroline-5-carboxylate reductase, translating to MLEGKTFFFVGAGNICESMVKGLLSTGTVRPGDIRVSNRSNQERLNFLRNYYGIVPVDNKKSAAGEADVIILAMKPQDIYSALQELTGAVKENQLIISVLAGIPTSLIEDGLGLAVPVVRAMPNTSCAVLESATGLCAGRYTNQDQLGLAAEIFRKMGEVVILEETLLDAVTGLSGSGPAYIYYLVEALEKAGENAGIPRELARPLVLKTLVGAAKMLLETGEPPEVLRQQVTSPNGTTMAGINELNKGNFQGVIRRAVLRATQRSRELGRIIVEKQCAQQ from the coding sequence ATGCTGGAAGGAAAGACTTTCTTTTTTGTAGGCGCCGGCAATATCTGTGAATCTATGGTTAAAGGCCTGCTGTCTACCGGTACCGTGCGTCCGGGGGATATCCGGGTGTCTAACCGCAGCAACCAGGAACGATTAAACTTCTTGCGCAACTATTACGGCATTGTCCCGGTTGATAATAAAAAATCTGCTGCCGGTGAGGCAGATGTCATTATTCTGGCCATGAAACCCCAGGATATCTATTCTGCTCTGCAAGAACTGACAGGGGCGGTCAAGGAAAATCAACTGATTATTTCTGTGCTGGCCGGTATTCCCACCTCACTGATTGAGGACGGACTGGGCCTGGCCGTACCTGTGGTGCGGGCCATGCCCAATACTTCCTGTGCCGTATTGGAATCAGCCACCGGTCTGTGTGCCGGTCGTTATACCAATCAGGATCAGTTGGGGCTGGCGGCAGAAATTTTTCGCAAAATGGGCGAAGTGGTCATCTTGGAGGAAACTCTGCTGGACGCAGTAACAGGCTTGTCCGGCAGCGGTCCGGCTTATATTTATTACCTGGTGGAAGCCCTGGAAAAAGCCGGGGAAAATGCCGGCATACCCAGAGAATTAGCCAGACCCCTGGTCTTAAAAACATTGGTGGGAGCTGCCAAAATGCTTTTGGAAACAGGCGAACCACCCGAAGTATTACGGCAACAGGTAACCTCCCCCAACGGGACCACCATGGCCGGTATTAATGAATTAAACAAGGGGAATTTTCAAGGCGTCATTCGCCGGGCGGTTTTGCGGGCTACCCAGCGTTCCCGGGAGTTGGGCCGCATTATCGTGGAAAAACAATGCGCTCAACAATAG
- a CDS encoding glutamate-5-semialdehyde dehydrogenase: MSIVRELARQAKEASRQLATLTTADKNSALLKVAQQLLADKDSILYANQEDLARGKQAGLSPALLDRLALNAARIDDMVEGVKQVAALPDPVGEITESWQRPNGLLIDKVRVPMGVIGMVYEARPNVTVDTCALCLKAGSAVLLRGSSSALNSNRALVNSIKKGLAGTAVPVAAVQFIDTEDRSAVDEMLRLNGLLDLVIPRGGAGLIKRVVETATVPVIETGVGNCHVYVDKDADPAMALEIILNAKCQRYGVCNAAETLLVHRNIAAAWLPEALQALRQRGVEIRGCPAVLELQPDVKLADRDDWSTEFLAPVLAVKIVATLEEALAHIQTYGTGHSESIVTNNQETASRFLKLVDAAAVYHNASTRFTDGFQYGFGAEIGISTQKLHARGPMGLRELTSYKYVVRGTGQVRS, from the coding sequence ATGTCAATCGTAAGAGAGTTGGCACGTCAAGCCAAAGAAGCCTCCAGACAGCTGGCCACCCTGACAACCGCAGATAAAAATTCTGCTTTGCTGAAAGTTGCCCAACAACTGCTGGCAGACAAAGACAGCATCCTGTACGCTAACCAGGAGGATCTGGCCAGGGGCAAACAGGCTGGCCTCAGTCCTGCTCTGCTGGACCGTCTGGCCCTGAACGCCGCCCGCATTGATGATATGGTAGAAGGTGTTAAGCAGGTAGCCGCATTGCCTGACCCGGTAGGGGAAATAACAGAGTCATGGCAACGCCCCAATGGTTTACTTATTGATAAAGTACGGGTTCCTATGGGTGTAATCGGCATGGTTTATGAAGCCCGCCCCAATGTAACGGTGGATACCTGCGCCCTGTGTTTAAAAGCGGGCAGCGCAGTGCTGTTAAGGGGCAGCTCCAGCGCCTTGAACAGCAACCGGGCACTGGTAAACTCGATTAAAAAGGGGCTGGCAGGCACTGCTGTGCCGGTAGCTGCAGTACAGTTTATCGATACCGAAGACCGGTCTGCGGTGGATGAAATGCTGCGCCTCAACGGTTTATTAGATCTGGTTATTCCCCGGGGTGGCGCCGGCCTGATTAAACGGGTGGTGGAAACCGCCACCGTACCGGTGATTGAAACCGGCGTCGGAAATTGCCATGTCTATGTGGATAAAGATGCCGATCCTGCTATGGCTCTGGAAATTATTCTGAATGCCAAGTGCCAGCGCTATGGTGTTTGCAATGCCGCCGAAACTCTCCTGGTGCACCGGAACATTGCCGCTGCCTGGCTGCCGGAAGCCCTGCAAGCCCTACGCCAAAGGGGCGTGGAAATTCGCGGCTGCCCGGCTGTGCTGGAACTTCAGCCGGACGTCAAATTGGCAGACCGGGATGATTGGTCCACCGAGTTTCTGGCACCCGTACTGGCTGTTAAAATCGTGGCAACCTTGGAAGAAGCACTGGCGCATATTCAAACCTACGGCACAGGTCATTCAGAAAGTATTGTTACCAATAATCAGGAAACTGCCTCCCGGTTTTTAAAGCTGGTGGACGCGGCGGCAGTTTACCACAACGCCTCCACCCGTTTTACGGACGGCTTCCAATATGGTTTTGGCGCCGAAATCGGCATCAGCACCCAGAAACTGCATGCCCGCGGCCCCATGGGGCTCAGGGAACTGACCAGCTATAAATATGTGGTCAGGGGAACCGGCCAAGTTCGTTCATAA
- the proB gene encoding glutamate 5-kinase: protein MDHCQRIVIKIGSSSLTDSKGLLDDSRMAALADAITELLRRGWQPVLVSSGAVAAGLGQLGWHRSNLTMPERQAAAAVGQGLLMEKYNDLFQARGIQVGQVLLTKEDLAHRRRYLNARNTFNVLLNRQVLPIVNENDTVAFAEIRFGDNDTLSALVAGLVEAALLVILTDIDGLYSGDPRKDPQARLIPVVRQVDENIMQAAGGSGSPVGTGGMRTKLAAARIAARSGVRTVVTCGKDPSVILAVAAGERPGTCFEPSPRCLRSRKQWIAFGSVARGTLTIDRGAVKALTEDNKSLLAVGVTAVKGTFPAGSVVAVEDDRGIELARGISNLSSDDLKLVIKNPQRGLEVIHRDWLVCERSFSLCQS from the coding sequence ATGGATCACTGTCAACGAATTGTCATAAAAATCGGCAGCAGCAGCCTGACTGATAGCAAAGGATTACTGGATGACTCCCGTATGGCTGCCCTGGCTGATGCCATAACTGAGCTTTTGCGCCGGGGCTGGCAGCCGGTCCTGGTTTCTTCCGGAGCAGTGGCTGCCGGTCTGGGGCAACTGGGTTGGCACCGCTCCAACTTAACCATGCCGGAAAGGCAGGCTGCTGCCGCTGTCGGGCAGGGCCTGTTGATGGAAAAATATAACGACTTGTTTCAGGCCAGGGGTATTCAGGTAGGCCAGGTGTTATTAACAAAAGAAGATCTGGCGCACCGCCGTCGCTATCTAAATGCCCGCAACACATTTAACGTGTTGCTGAATCGTCAAGTGCTGCCGATTGTTAATGAAAACGACACGGTAGCTTTTGCTGAAATACGTTTTGGCGATAACGATACCCTGAGTGCTTTGGTGGCAGGATTGGTGGAAGCCGCACTGCTGGTTATCCTGACAGATATAGACGGTCTGTACAGCGGTGATCCCCGTAAAGACCCGCAGGCCAGGTTAATCCCGGTGGTTCGCCAGGTAGATGAAAACATTATGCAGGCAGCCGGCGGCAGCGGTAGCCCGGTAGGTACCGGCGGCATGCGCACCAAGCTGGCTGCCGCCCGCATTGCTGCCCGCAGCGGTGTGCGTACGGTGGTTACCTGCGGCAAAGATCCTTCGGTCATTCTCGCGGTGGCAGCGGGCGAACGGCCAGGCACCTGCTTTGAACCGTCACCCCGCTGTTTGCGCAGCCGCAAACAATGGATTGCCTTTGGCAGTGTGGCCAGAGGCACCCTGACCATTGACCGGGGGGCTGTCAAAGCATTGACTGAAGACAATAAAAGCCTTTTGGCAGTAGGTGTCACCGCAGTAAAAGGAACCTTTCCCGCCGGCAGTGTGGTGGCGGTAGAGGACGACCGGGGGATTGAATTGGCCCGCGGCATTTCCAACCTGTCATCCGATGACCTGAAACTGGTTATAAAAAATCCCCAACGTGGCTTGGAAGTTATTCATCGAGATTGGTTAGTTTGCGAAAGGAGTTTTTCATTATGTCAATCGTAA